One Deinococcus betulae DNA segment encodes these proteins:
- a CDS encoding VgrG-related protein: MTRTVRDPLEGSVSSLYMNVDGQDMSRDLFELIHEITVDSSLQLPDVATITLRDPEGVLVDDEKFRLGARIKIVSQVQDHKETVFDGELVEVEPRFVRATQQLRLRAFDRLHRLARGTHTRSFQNISDLDLVKKLAGEAGMTAKTEGSSVVHPYVLQHNQTNLAFLRERVSRLGLILYADGTTLHCQPVKGQDAIDLAWGDNLAEFLPRLTSMAQTSQSTVRSWDPKQKRSVVGQATSGQGKAEVSESTKSEGVAQQAFNMKAPATSSTLIVREQGYAAAIAQAQRNTVAEQLLEARGVTAGYPRLTAGTTLNIKNVGKRFSGKYVASNVRHIYRNGEGYSTEFSVTGSRPDSLGSLLRAAGTGGSGGGDAPYTPVQGLMIGIVTNNNDPENQGRVKLKLPALTEEDESDWARVVGLGNGSNRGSQTLPEVNDEVLVGFEHGDIHHPYVIGGLWNGKDAPPRPSSKAVKNGKVIQRVYRTRLGHEFIYEDPDDPEPPKITLQSSKKHALELNDDKKKPFVELRSKDGHRLTLTEGSAPQVILRDKNGNEVLLNTRSNTVTIKSTGKLELKATTGISIDAGGGNVDVRGVMINLN; this comes from the coding sequence ATGACCCGTACGGTTCGAGATCCCCTTGAAGGGTCTGTCAGCAGTCTCTATATGAATGTGGACGGGCAGGACATGTCCCGCGACCTGTTCGAGCTGATTCACGAAATCACGGTGGACAGTAGCTTGCAGCTGCCAGATGTGGCGACGATCACGCTGCGCGATCCCGAGGGCGTCCTGGTGGACGACGAGAAATTCCGGCTGGGTGCCCGCATCAAGATTGTGTCGCAGGTGCAGGACCACAAGGAAACGGTCTTTGACGGGGAACTGGTCGAGGTCGAACCCCGGTTTGTACGGGCCACCCAGCAGCTGCGGCTGCGCGCCTTTGACCGCTTGCACCGCCTGGCGCGCGGCACGCATACCCGTTCGTTTCAGAACATCAGCGACTTGGACCTGGTGAAAAAGCTGGCCGGCGAGGCGGGCATGACGGCCAAGACAGAAGGCAGCAGCGTGGTGCATCCCTACGTGCTACAGCACAATCAGACCAACCTGGCGTTCCTGCGCGAGCGGGTCTCACGTCTGGGCCTGATTCTGTACGCCGACGGCACCACCCTGCACTGCCAGCCGGTCAAGGGCCAGGACGCCATTGACCTGGCCTGGGGCGACAACCTCGCCGAGTTTCTGCCGCGACTGACCAGCATGGCGCAGACCAGTCAGAGCACCGTGCGGTCCTGGGACCCCAAGCAAAAACGCAGTGTGGTTGGCCAGGCCACCAGCGGCCAGGGCAAGGCCGAGGTCAGCGAAAGCACCAAGAGCGAGGGCGTGGCGCAGCAGGCTTTCAACATGAAAGCGCCAGCCACCTCCAGCACCCTGATCGTGCGCGAGCAGGGCTACGCTGCGGCTATCGCCCAGGCCCAGCGCAATACGGTGGCCGAGCAGCTGCTCGAAGCACGCGGCGTGACCGCTGGCTATCCCCGCCTGACCGCCGGCACCACCTTGAACATCAAGAATGTGGGCAAGCGCTTTAGCGGCAAGTATGTGGCCAGCAACGTGCGCCACATCTACCGCAACGGGGAGGGCTACAGCACCGAATTCAGCGTGACGGGCAGCCGCCCCGATTCGCTGGGCAGCCTGCTGCGGGCAGCCGGGACAGGCGGCAGCGGGGGCGGCGACGCGCCGTATACGCCGGTCCAAGGCCTGATGATTGGCATCGTGACCAACAACAACGACCCCGAAAACCAGGGCCGCGTCAAGTTGAAGCTCCCGGCCTTGACCGAGGAAGACGAAAGCGACTGGGCGCGCGTGGTGGGGCTGGGCAACGGCAGCAACCGGGGCTCACAGACCCTGCCGGAAGTGAACGATGAGGTGCTGGTGGGGTTTGAGCACGGCGACATTCACCACCCTTATGTCATCGGTGGCCTCTGGAACGGCAAGGACGCGCCGCCGCGCCCCAGCAGCAAGGCCGTCAAGAACGGCAAGGTGATTCAGCGGGTCTACCGCACCCGCCTCGGCCACGAATTTATTTACGAGGACCCGGACGATCCCGAGCCGCCCAAAATCACCCTCCAGAGCAGTAAGAAACATGCGCTCGAACTGAATGACGACAAGAAGAAACCGTTCGTCGAACTCCGCTCTAAGGATGGTCACCGCCTGACGCTGACCGAGGGCAGTGCGCCGCAGGTCATTCTCCGGGACAAGAACGGTAACGAGGTGCTCCTGAATACCCGCAGCAACACCGTGACCATCAAGAGCACGGGGAAGCTGGAACTCAAAGCCACGACGGGCATCAGTATTGACGCAGGCGGCGGCAATGTAGACGTGCGCGGCGTCATGATCAACCTGAACTGA
- a CDS encoding CIS tube protein: MALSGAGGQFARAQIVPVEGEGKNRRKYAPIKCMFNPSEYTISRSIMWETASNDSNDTGNKVYKGGSPAKLTLELFFDTYAFRKNAETVEDVRKHTERLWELTRRDENSSETSKQSAVKKNRPTKVLFQWGGTWHFEAVILDMEQKFTLFMPDGTPVRSIIKVTFEQADKATAFYGEDAGGPRTAHVSRGIRNTANSAGFVGDLRRTPYGKG; this comes from the coding sequence ATGGCTCTATCAGGTGCAGGAGGACAGTTTGCCCGCGCGCAGATTGTGCCCGTCGAAGGTGAAGGCAAAAACCGGAGAAAATACGCTCCGATCAAGTGCATGTTCAACCCCAGCGAATACACCATTTCCCGCAGCATCATGTGGGAGACGGCCTCCAATGACAGCAACGACACGGGAAACAAGGTGTATAAGGGAGGCTCGCCCGCCAAGCTCACCCTGGAACTTTTCTTCGACACTTACGCATTCCGGAAAAATGCCGAAACGGTCGAGGATGTACGGAAGCACACCGAGCGCCTGTGGGAACTTACGCGGCGAGATGAAAACTCTTCGGAGACCTCCAAGCAGTCTGCCGTCAAAAAGAACCGGCCCACGAAAGTGCTGTTTCAGTGGGGGGGCACCTGGCATTTCGAGGCCGTGATTCTGGATATGGAACAGAAGTTCACGCTGTTTATGCCAGACGGCACGCCGGTGCGCTCCATTATCAAGGTGACCTTTGAACAGGCCGATAAAGCCACGGCCTTTTACGGCGAGGATGCGGGGGGCCCACGCACCGCCCACGTCAGCCGGGGGATTCGCAACACAGCGAATTCGGCCGGCTTCGTGGGCGACCTGCGCCGCACGCCTTATGGGAAAGGCTAA
- a CDS encoding FHA domain-containing serine/threonine-protein kinase, which produces MTDTKIFHHYQLGRLLGGGWLGSVYAATDLDENREVALRILDDASSGQSFLIMQLERLLLKVTSLRHAHILPTEMLQQRDHRAFYAMELGRQGSARQLLQSQARAAQPLPIVTATELIRQAAAGLAHAHGQGLMHGNLKPENLILQPGRALLGQTGYVTQLSDFGLAELRAGSYGTHDRAVVGALAYMSPEQCRGVRNELRTDLYALGLILYELVTGMVPFEIRDAADALEKHQHVAPRQPSRLRPEIPPALEEIILTCLAKDPDDRYPHAQALEAALQEVLNALMPGGPEPTLRLSALPVLPPPPRLDGVQPAANMQLLVFSERHELERALPVTSPTLTIGRAPDNAVVLEHVGVSRHHLNVEFTSGQAHVTELTATNGTVMDGLPLTPMTRLRWPVRTPLYLRPYWLVLVEPQSAAPRPRIVVKPERDRIQLSPGVPYELDIMLANTGRTVDHFRVSLDGIPPEWVRDAHGEVQLNPGMQGQTSLTILAPRDSRSRAGVYDVKVLARSRENPAESGSAPMTIEVLPFHDLTATLLPAVRRTWRRTTYVLRVENKGNTPQQALTKLLDHEGQVVAVPRPQDLLNTNIPQLPMMGMGRGIDPTLLAQEAARQAQQQARTAAATAVQRVLGGRGRIRMDGLPAMLTLEPGQSEEETLKVQVPLRWFGTSSQHEMRVDLYSVPEAEDAPVHLLTQARATLHHNPLIPLWLIPILLLLLGILIWWLTRPPLITQFALSGSDTAVRPGQPFTLRWDTSNARRISILELGADGQNLPADGTFQVKKGIAKDQRYTLVARSLIGRRAEKFEVVQARFDRPVIEQFDVNPPRVAGNQKITVTWKVRNAEQVTITELGKVPASGKRTFIPDKDVTLSLTAQNGTERESDTRTVSVLGPEVELFEIKPAEIQKGESAVLSWDIRNATTVTIDGLGTVPVKGNRTVTPKESTTYTVTAVGGGNLTKSANARLDITSPKPEFTEFTVTPNPVRSDGQVTINWKTKNASAVNVNYGSGAEDSGPEGSSVKSPPASDFTVTLTARNDAGDQVPVSKQITVTPVDAAAEAAAAAEKTRQEEDRKAAAAEKANIQKITFTAEPKEILGEGDVTVTWNAPGWTYVTVAPLKGPINNKFEAQGSETDEKLNKTRIYTLILPLRNGKLLKLNRTVTVKPRPAEIRDFSASSTSLAAPGPVTLKWNVANASAVRIAGLAGPLTGGKWPAKGTTVVNLPRTRTFTLSVGQLQKPLTVNVRPLPVTINSFTVQPTQITGSGTTVLNWDVENAAAVRIDGVRGPNNDGSWPAKGRATVPVNATRTFILRAGESSQSQTVTVKAPPTPRIDSFRASSYSLPAPGKVTLSWNVANASAVRIAGVAGPLAGGLWKAQGSTSLQLSKTTVFVLTSGSQQRSITVNVTPKTTGTQPIVTPPSDPPVKPPVNPPANVQQPRITSFVATPKSVKAGTAVTLSWGTIGVSSVRIEGVEGTFPASGRTKVTPAQTTQYVLIATGANGAQLRSNLVTVNVTAPASAYADLEGEWEHPFGSFTIVGVNGRRATGTFTSNRGDIPDLPIELTFTGSSITALSPNLENFRFVGSLVTGRKALEGFYTLRGQSERWCAYRPNTPAPQSCR; this is translated from the coding sequence ATGACTGACACCAAGATTTTTCACCACTATCAGCTGGGCCGCCTGCTCGGCGGCGGTTGGCTCGGTTCCGTGTACGCCGCCACCGACCTCGACGAGAACCGCGAGGTCGCGCTGCGCATTCTGGACGACGCCAGCAGCGGCCAGTCGTTTCTCATCATGCAGCTCGAACGGCTACTGCTCAAAGTCACCTCGCTGCGCCACGCGCACATCCTGCCCACCGAGATGCTCCAGCAGCGCGACCACCGCGCCTTCTACGCCATGGAGCTGGGCCGCCAGGGCAGCGCGCGCCAGCTGCTGCAAAGCCAGGCGCGCGCCGCTCAGCCGCTGCCTATTGTCACCGCCACCGAGCTGATTCGGCAGGCGGCGGCCGGCCTGGCTCACGCGCACGGCCAGGGGCTGATGCACGGCAACCTCAAGCCCGAGAACCTGATTTTGCAGCCAGGCCGCGCCTTGCTGGGGCAGACCGGCTACGTCACCCAGCTGAGTGACTTTGGCCTGGCTGAGCTGCGCGCCGGGAGTTACGGCACCCACGACCGCGCGGTGGTGGGTGCCCTGGCGTACATGAGCCCCGAGCAGTGCCGGGGCGTGCGCAACGAACTGCGCACCGACCTGTACGCCCTGGGTCTGATCCTGTACGAACTCGTGACGGGCATGGTGCCCTTTGAAATCCGGGACGCCGCCGACGCCCTGGAAAAGCACCAGCACGTCGCGCCGCGCCAGCCCAGCCGCCTGCGCCCCGAGATACCGCCCGCACTGGAAGAAATCATTCTGACCTGCCTGGCCAAGGACCCAGACGACCGCTACCCCCACGCCCAGGCATTAGAAGCGGCGCTGCAAGAGGTTCTTAACGCCCTGATGCCTGGTGGCCCCGAGCCGACCCTGCGCTTAAGCGCGCTGCCAGTGCTGCCGCCGCCGCCCAGGCTGGACGGCGTGCAGCCAGCCGCCAATATGCAGCTGCTGGTGTTCAGCGAACGCCATGAACTGGAGCGCGCCCTGCCCGTCACCAGTCCCACCCTGACGATAGGCCGCGCGCCCGACAACGCCGTGGTCCTGGAGCATGTGGGCGTCAGCCGCCACCACCTGAATGTGGAATTCACCAGCGGCCAGGCGCATGTCACCGAACTGACCGCCACCAACGGCACGGTTATGGACGGTCTGCCCCTGACCCCCATGACCCGCCTGCGCTGGCCTGTGCGCACGCCGCTGTATCTGCGGCCCTACTGGCTGGTGCTGGTCGAGCCGCAGTCGGCCGCGCCGCGCCCGCGCATCGTGGTCAAGCCAGAACGGGACCGTATTCAGCTCTCGCCCGGCGTGCCCTATGAACTGGACATCATGCTGGCCAACACTGGCCGCACGGTGGACCACTTCCGGGTCAGCCTGGACGGCATTCCGCCCGAGTGGGTCCGGGACGCCCACGGCGAGGTGCAGCTGAATCCCGGCATGCAGGGGCAGACCAGTCTGACCATCCTGGCTCCGCGCGACAGCCGCAGCCGCGCTGGCGTCTACGACGTCAAGGTGCTGGCCCGCTCGCGCGAGAACCCGGCCGAGTCGGGGTCGGCACCCATGACCATCGAGGTTCTGCCGTTCCACGACCTGACCGCCACCCTGCTGCCGGCTGTGCGGCGCACCTGGCGGCGCACAACCTATGTGCTGCGTGTGGAGAACAAAGGCAACACGCCTCAACAGGCGCTGACCAAGCTGCTCGACCACGAGGGTCAGGTCGTAGCGGTGCCGCGCCCACAGGACCTCCTGAACACCAATATTCCCCAGCTGCCCATGATGGGCATGGGCCGGGGCATTGACCCCACCCTCCTGGCCCAGGAAGCGGCGCGGCAGGCCCAGCAGCAGGCCCGGACCGCTGCGGCGACGGCTGTCCAGCGCGTTCTGGGGGGCCGGGGCCGCATTCGCATGGACGGGCTGCCAGCCATGCTGACGCTAGAGCCGGGTCAGTCGGAGGAGGAAACCCTGAAGGTGCAGGTGCCCCTGCGCTGGTTCGGCACCAGCTCGCAGCACGAGATGCGCGTGGACCTCTACAGCGTGCCCGAAGCGGAAGACGCACCAGTTCACCTGCTGACCCAGGCGCGGGCCACCTTGCACCACAACCCGCTGATTCCGCTGTGGCTGATTCCTATTCTGCTGCTGCTGCTGGGCATCCTGATCTGGTGGCTGACGCGGCCGCCCCTCATCACCCAGTTTGCGCTGAGTGGCAGCGATACAGCGGTGCGCCCAGGCCAGCCTTTTACCCTGCGCTGGGACACCTCCAACGCTCGCCGGATCAGTATCTTGGAGCTGGGGGCCGATGGACAGAACCTGCCCGCCGATGGGACTTTCCAGGTCAAGAAGGGCATTGCTAAGGACCAGCGCTACACCCTGGTGGCCCGCTCGCTGATTGGCCGCCGCGCCGAGAAGTTCGAGGTGGTGCAAGCGCGGTTTGACCGCCCTGTCATCGAGCAATTTGACGTGAACCCGCCGCGTGTGGCCGGCAATCAGAAGATCACCGTGACCTGGAAGGTCCGCAACGCCGAGCAGGTGACCATCACCGAACTGGGCAAGGTACCTGCCAGCGGCAAGCGCACCTTTATCCCGGACAAAGATGTGACCCTCTCTCTCACCGCGCAGAACGGAACCGAACGCGAATCCGACACCCGCACCGTGAGTGTGCTGGGACCAGAGGTTGAGCTGTTCGAGATCAAGCCTGCGGAAATCCAGAAGGGCGAGAGTGCGGTGCTGAGTTGGGACATCCGCAACGCCACGACGGTCACCATTGACGGCCTCGGCACCGTGCCCGTAAAGGGCAACCGGACCGTGACGCCCAAGGAAAGCACCACCTACACCGTGACGGCAGTCGGTGGCGGCAACCTGACCAAGAGTGCCAATGCCCGCTTGGACATCACCTCGCCTAAGCCGGAATTCACCGAGTTTACGGTGACGCCGAATCCGGTGCGCTCGGACGGCCAGGTCACGATTAACTGGAAGACCAAGAATGCCAGCGCTGTGAACGTGAACTACGGCTCGGGTGCTGAGGACAGCGGCCCTGAAGGCAGTTCGGTGAAATCGCCCCCCGCCTCTGATTTCACAGTCACCCTGACAGCACGCAACGACGCGGGCGACCAGGTGCCCGTGAGCAAGCAAATTACGGTCACCCCTGTGGATGCCGCGGCCGAGGCTGCCGCCGCCGCCGAAAAGACGCGTCAAGAAGAGGACCGTAAAGCTGCAGCCGCCGAAAAAGCCAACATCCAGAAAATCACCTTCACAGCTGAACCCAAAGAGATTCTGGGCGAGGGCGACGTGACCGTGACCTGGAACGCGCCCGGCTGGACCTACGTGACGGTGGCGCCGCTGAAAGGGCCGATCAATAACAAGTTTGAGGCCCAGGGCAGCGAAACCGACGAGAAGCTGAACAAGACCCGTATCTACACCCTGATTCTGCCGCTCCGAAACGGCAAGCTGCTGAAACTGAACCGCACCGTGACCGTCAAGCCGCGCCCTGCCGAGATTCGGGACTTCAGCGCGTCCAGCACCAGTCTGGCTGCACCGGGTCCAGTGACATTGAAGTGGAACGTCGCCAACGCGAGTGCCGTGCGGATTGCGGGTCTGGCTGGGCCGCTCACAGGCGGCAAATGGCCAGCGAAGGGCACCACAGTGGTGAATTTGCCGCGCACGCGAACCTTCACACTCAGCGTGGGGCAACTGCAGAAGCCGCTGACGGTGAATGTCCGGCCTCTCCCCGTTACCATCAACAGCTTCACAGTGCAGCCCACGCAGATCACCGGTTCGGGCACTACCGTTCTGAACTGGGATGTAGAAAATGCCGCTGCCGTCCGTATTGACGGTGTGCGTGGCCCCAACAATGACGGCTCTTGGCCAGCAAAAGGCCGCGCCACTGTCCCTGTGAACGCCACACGCACCTTTATCCTGCGCGCCGGCGAGAGTTCTCAGAGCCAGACCGTCACGGTCAAGGCGCCGCCAACCCCGCGAATTGACAGCTTCCGGGCCTCCTCGTATTCCCTCCCGGCACCTGGGAAGGTGACGCTCAGCTGGAATGTCGCCAACGCCAGCGCCGTGCGGATTGCAGGCGTGGCTGGACCGCTGGCTGGTGGCCTGTGGAAGGCGCAGGGGAGTACGTCGCTGCAGCTCAGCAAGACCACCGTGTTTGTGCTGACCTCGGGCTCACAGCAGCGCAGCATCACCGTAAATGTGACACCGAAGACGACGGGAACCCAACCTATTGTCACCCCGCCTTCCGATCCACCCGTCAAGCCGCCCGTTAATCCACCGGCCAACGTGCAACAGCCGCGCATCACCTCCTTTGTGGCCACGCCCAAGAGCGTTAAGGCTGGCACGGCCGTTACCCTCAGTTGGGGGACCATTGGCGTCAGCAGTGTGCGGATTGAAGGCGTCGAGGGCACCTTCCCAGCCAGCGGCCGTACGAAAGTCACGCCTGCCCAGACCACCCAGTATGTCCTCATTGCCACAGGGGCCAACGGTGCCCAGCTGCGCAGCAACCTGGTGACCGTCAATGTCACGGCGCCCGCCAGCGCTTATGCAGACCTTGAAGGAGAGTGGGAACACCCCTTCGGCTCCTTTACGATTGTGGGGGTTAATGGGCGGCGTGCGACCGGCACCTTCACCAGTAACCGCGGTGACATTCCGGACTTGCCCATCGAACTGACCTTTACCGGAAGCTCTATTACCGCCCTGTCGCCGAACCTAGAAAACTTCCGTTTCGTCGGCTCACTGGTCACTGGTCGGAAAGCGCTGGAAGGCTTCTACACCCTGCGGGGCCAGAGCGAACGCTGGTGCGCTTACCGCCCCAACACCCCCGCCCCTCAGAGTTGCCGCTAA
- a CDS encoding FHA domain-containing protein, which yields MAQLQVRQRGEVLRVVVLSRQLSIGRTPDNGLPLRDPSVAIRHAEITAESGALLLTDLTGGEAVTFVNGHRLAPNQPHRLEQGDEIQIGPFTLSFLADVTAAVTPTPSSGRVDVQGELRARPARLPLPTFPAEQPPRDGAALYTEFLPPFFQESEFLGRYLKIFEALWEPMQRRQDSIELHFDPRVAPPQVLGWMAGWLGIPLDPHWPEGRQRAWLREAITLYRWRGTRYGLTRALETVYGLTPVLREDTAQPHTLTLQLLDSPDGEDTASREAITQFIFMHAPAHVRVTVEFVEPSPPTSPTSDAAPPRDGSATGRRA from the coding sequence ATGGCCCAGTTGCAGGTGCGGCAGCGGGGCGAAGTGCTGCGGGTGGTGGTGCTTAGCCGTCAATTGTCTATCGGCCGCACCCCTGACAACGGCCTCCCGCTGCGCGACCCCAGCGTCGCCATTCGCCACGCGGAGATTACCGCCGAAAGCGGCGCGCTGCTGCTGACCGACCTGACGGGCGGCGAAGCTGTGACCTTTGTGAACGGGCACCGCCTGGCGCCCAACCAGCCGCACCGCCTGGAGCAGGGCGACGAGATTCAGATTGGGCCCTTCACCCTGTCGTTTCTGGCCGACGTCACGGCGGCGGTTACCCCTACGCCCTCCAGTGGCCGCGTGGACGTGCAGGGCGAACTTAGGGCGCGCCCGGCCCGGTTACCCCTGCCCACCTTTCCGGCGGAGCAGCCCCCCCGCGACGGCGCGGCGCTTTACACCGAGTTCCTGCCGCCCTTCTTTCAGGAATCCGAGTTTCTAGGGCGCTACCTCAAGATCTTTGAGGCTCTCTGGGAACCGATGCAGCGCCGGCAGGACAGCATCGAACTCCATTTCGACCCCCGAGTGGCGCCGCCGCAGGTCCTGGGTTGGATGGCCGGCTGGCTGGGCATTCCCCTGGACCCCCACTGGCCGGAGGGCCGCCAGCGCGCCTGGCTGCGCGAGGCCATCACGCTCTACCGCTGGCGCGGCACCCGCTACGGCCTGACCCGCGCGCTGGAAACGGTGTACGGCCTGACTCCCGTGCTGCGCGAGGACACCGCCCAGCCGCACACCCTGACCTTGCAACTCCTCGATTCGCCCGACGGCGAAGACACCGCCAGCCGTGAGGCCATCACGCAGTTCATCTTCATGCATGCCCCTGCGCACGTCCGTGTCACCGTAGAGTTTGTGGAGCCTTCCCCGCCCACCTCTCCCACTTCCGACGCCGCGCCTCCGCGTGACGGTTCGGCCACAGGACGCCGCGCATGA